The Nitrospirota bacterium nucleotide sequence ATTCATTTTGATATTTCTTCAGCACCGCGGGATGTTTTTCACACAGTTTTACGCACAGCATTATAAGGTCGTCAAAGTCGAGGGCGTTATTTTTCTTTAGTTCGTCCTGATATCTAACATAAACCCTTGCGAATTTTTCATCAAAACCATAACTGTCTTCATTGGCAAGCAGTTCTTCCGGGCCAACCAGGGAGGCCTTCAGGGAAGATATCTTTGACAAAATGCCTTTATAAAGGGCTTCGTGGATCTTAAACTCTTTTAATATTGAGCGGACCAGATTACCTGAGTCATCATCGTCATAGATACAGAAATCTCTCCGGTACCCAAGCTGCTCTATCTCTTTTCTCAAAATCTTTGCTGACAATGAATGAAAAGTTCCTACCCACAGGCCCTTTGAGCTCTTTCCCGTAAGGGATTCTATCCGTTCCCTCATCTCGTCGGCAGCCTTGTTTGTAAATGTCATTGACAGTATGGACTGAGGATGGACCTTCTGCGCAGTTGTGAGATACGCAAAACGATGGGTAATAACCTTCGTCTTGCCGCTTCCAGCCCCCGCAAGGACGAGAAGGGGGCCGTCAGTATGAAGGACAGCTTCTTTTTGTTGAGGATTAAGATCGTTTAGTAACACCTGTCTTGTCATCGTATCCCCTTAAAGTGAAATATATATAATGTGTAAAACAAACTGCAGACCGTACGACTTACATTGATAATTATATCATAGATTAGCGATAAAATTGTTACATTTATCAGGTAATTGATAAAACTTATAATTCTGATAATTGTAATTAACCACAGAGTACACGGAGAACAAAGAGATAAAAGATTTTATATTCAAAAAGTTACTCGGATTATTTGCACTTGTTTTGCTCTCACCATGAAGGTGAATTGGCTTTATGCCTGACTATATCGACTGGCAGGTCTTTCTCTGTGACCTCTGTGGTTTACTTTTTAGAGTGGGGAATCTTTTCTGTCTATTCTACCGTGACGCTTTTTGCGAGGTTCCTCGGCTGATCTACATTACATTTTCTCAGCACCGCCATATGATAAGCGAGCAGGTGAAGCGGGATAGAGAAGATAATGGGAGTCAGATAGTAATTGGTCTTCGGCATAGACAATACATGCGAGGCATGTGAAAGCACTTTGGCGTTTCCCTCTGTCGCAACCGCTATCACTTTTCCGCCTCGGCTCTTAACCTCTTCCATGTTTGAAATAATCTTTTCAAAAACATTGTCGTCAGGCGCCAGCGCGAGCACGGGCATATCATTATCAATAAGGGCTATAGGGCCGTGCTTCATCTCCCCGGCAGGATATCCCTCAGCGTGAATGTATGAGATCTCTTTCAGTTTCAAAGCGCCCTCAAGCGCAATAGGGTAATTTATCCCCCTGCCGAGATAGAGGAAATCCCTTACCTGGCAAAATTTCCTGGCTATCTTTAAAACAGCGTTATTACACTGAAGGGCCTTTTCCACTTTTTCAGGCAGCAGCAGCAATTCATTGAACAGTTCTTTTATTTCACGAGGCTGAAGTTTCCCCTTGGCCTTGGCAAGCGCTATCGAAAAAAGATAAAGCCCCGTCAATTGAGTGGTAAATGCCTTTGTCGAGGCCACGCCGATCTCCGGGCCTGAATGGGTGTAAAATACGCTGTCAGCCTCTCTTGCAGAGGTGCTGTCTACAACGTTGCAGATAGTAAGGACCCTGGCCCCTAATTTTTTTGACTCCTTCTGGGCCGCAAGCGTGTCGGCGGTCTCTCCCGATTGTGTAATGACAATAACAAGGCTGCCTTTCGGGATGAAAGGTTTTCTGTATCTGAACTCGGATGCGATATCAACCTCACACGGCACTCTTGCCATGTCTTCGATCATGTATTTTCCGATGAGGGCGGAATGCCATGATGTGCCGCAGGCAACAAGGAATATTTTGCTCAGATTTTTTAAAGCGCTCTCCTTCATGGAAAATTCATCGAGATTGACTTCGCCCTTTCCCATTGAAAACCTTCCCCTGATCGTATCAGCGATGGCCCTCGGCTGCTCGAATATTTCCTTGAGCATGAAATGCTTGTAGCCGCCTTTCTCCGCCATCGAAGGACTCCACGAGATCTTTGATGGCACTTTCTTTAAAGGTTTTTTGGTTTGAACATTGGAGAATGAAACTCCCTGATGCGTGAGCGTCGCCATATCGCCGTTTTCGAGGATCACCACGTTCTTTGTATATTTAAGGAATGCCGGGATGTCTGAGGCTATAAAAAATTCTCCGTCGCCTGTCCCCACGACAAGAGGGCTGTCCTTTTTCACGGCTATGATCTTGTCCGGCTCTTTCTCATTTATGATCCCGACAGCGTATGCGCCATCCACGTGTTTCAAGGCCTCTCGCGTTGCGTCCTCAAAACCAAGGCCCTTTTGCGAGTAGCTATTTATCAGGTGGCAGATGACTTCTGTATCGGTTTCGGAAGTAAAGACGTGTCCTTTTTTCTTCAGATCCTCTCTCAGCTCGAAATAATTTTCTATGATCCCGTTATGCACGAGGACAATGCCTCCTGCCCTGTGAGGATGCGCGTTTTCTTCAGAGGGCCTTCCATGTGTCGCCCATCTGGTGTGTCCCAGTCCTATGACGCTTTTCAGGTTTTCATTTTTGATGGAGGCTTCCAGGTCCCGTATCTTGCCGGCGCAGCGCCTGACCTCTATCTTGTCATTCCTGAAAAATGCTATACCCGCGGAATCGTATCCGCGATATTCGAGGCGTTTGAGCCCGTTAATAAGGACCGGGATTGAGTTTCTTTTGCCTATGTAACCGATTATTCCACACATAATAAAGTAGTCAGTAGTCAGTAGTTAGTAAACAGTAGTCAAAGACAAACCCTCAACCGCCTGCTGCAAACTACTTGCTACTTTTTTCTCCTTTCACTTTTAACTGTTTCTGCTTTACCCAACCAATTAAATTTTGCTGTTTGGCCCTGCTTATTGCAAGCGCGCCTGCCGGGACATCCTTTGTTACCGTAGATCCCGCAGCCACATATGCGCCTCTTTCAATTTTAACAGGAGCGACAAGCTGGGAGTCGCTTCCTATAAATACCCCGTTCTCAATAACGGTGGTAAATTTATTCTTTCCGTCATAATTACAGGTGATGGTGCCTGCCCCTATATTAACATCTTTGCCGACAACAGCATCTCCGAGATAGGTCAGATGAGACGCCTTTGTCCCGTTGCCGATGTTAGATTTTTTTACTTCTACGAAATTTCCTATCTTAACATCGCGGCCAATCACGCTGTGGGGCCTGAGATGCGCAAAAGGCCCGATAGTGCTTCCAGTGCCTACTCTGCTTTTTTCAATAAGAGAGTTGTCTTTGACCGTGACTCCATCTCCGAGAACGCTTTCAGAGACCCTCGCTCCAGGATATATAACGCAATTCTTCCCGATTTTTGTTTTGTCTTCGAGGTAAGTGTTTGGATAAATGACCGTGTCCTTTCCTATTGTCACAGATGGATGAACGAATGCTGTGCCGGGGTCAATGAACGTAACCCCGTTTTCCATCCATTTTGCAATTATCTTTCTTTTTATAATGTCTGAAATTTTGTACAACTCTTCCCTGTTGTTCACTCCGCTTATCTCTTCCGCGGGACAGACATACGCCTCAAGCCTCCTGCCTGCCCTGGAGACAATCCCTACGATATCGGTGAGATAATATTCGCCAGAGGAACTGTTCATTTTAATCCTGTCGAGATGTTTCAGGACATCAGTCTCCATCACATAAACGCCGCTGTTCAATTCTTTACACATGCTCTTTTCTTCAGGTGTGGCGTGCTTATCTTCCACAATACCGGTGACCCTGCCTTTATCATCGCGCAGGACCCTGCCATAGCCGGACGTTGAATCATCAATAAAAGTCAGAAAAGACAGGACATTTTTATTCCGCCTGTGTTTTGCCAGCAGACCTTTCAATGTATTTGTAGTTATAAGGGGACAGTCTCCGTTGAGGACAAGCACGGTGCCCTTTATTAATTCCTTTTTAGCGGTTGAAACAGCATCCCCGGTGCCAAGAAGTTTTTCCTGCACAACGAATGACAGGTGGTCTTCGCCGCTCATTCTTTTCTTAACCGCCTCAGCGCCGTTGCCGATGACTACGACGGTTTGTTGAGGCTTCAGAGGTTTAACGGCATCAATGGTGTATTGAAGCATAGGCCTTCCCAATATCTTATGAAGGACTTTGGGCAGAAGGGATTTCATCCTCTTTCCTTTGCCCGCTGCAAGTATAACTACCGACAGGTTCATTTGAATATGATAAACTTTTATCGCCTTGTTTGCAATTTGGTTACATTATTTAATTCGGTATTTTAATTAAACATCTTAATTCCAACTTACAACTGCACATACTCCTTCAGCAGCGCTGGATACATAAAGGGATTGAACAAAATGTTTGTCATGAAATAACATTCGTGCGTGCAATAGCAGCTTTTGTTCTGAATTGATTGCAGGACCTTCTGCGCCCCGCTGTCTTTCAATATTTTTCTCAGATCGTAACCGTTGTCTCTAACATTTCCCATCTTCATATTAAATGATTCGCAGGGATAAACATCTCCTGTCTCTGTCAGGACAAGGTTCAACTTCCCCGCGTAGCATGGGACCAATTGTTTCTTCTGAATCATTGTCTCATAGATCAACCTGCGCTGAAGTATGTCCTGGGCAGCTTTCAGCTTTGCCCCTTTGAAGCTGTAGATGCCGGAAACTTTTTTCTTCAGGTTTGTTGCCAGCCTGTCAATGGTTTTATGATACTTTTCAATGTCAACATCCTTCAGCCCTTTATCGGAAACACTTCCCCTTATAAGCGACACGGTGTGGGTCCTGACCTTGTCCAGCCCGTTGACAAAGTCAATAAGTCCATCAATATGGCGCTGGTTTGCGGAACAAAAAACCGTGTTTATGCCGAGGTCGAAATTCGGGTATGCGTCAAGCAGTTCACCGAGGACTTTGTATGTTTGCAGAGTCTTCTGGAAACTCCCCTTCATTCCCCTGATCGAATCATGCACACCTTCCAGTCCTTCCATGGAAAGCTTCACGACTATCGTGCTTCTTTTGCAGTGTTTCAGAATCGCTTCGATCTTCTCTCTGATCACACCGGTGAGCAGTCCGTTGGTCGGGAAGAGGATTATTGCAGGCTTGTTTCTTTCATAAAATATTTTTGTGATCTCAACTATGTCATCCCTCAGAAATATTTCGCCCCCTGAGAATGCGAGCCAGAGGAGGCTGCCAAGTGATGAAGATATTTTTTCAATCTCACCGAGGGACAATTCGGGCAGACTCTCTTTCTTTTTTTCCCCGGAGAGGTAAAAACAGAAGGGGCATCTGAGATTACATCTTCTGGTGAGGAAGAAGGTCAATTGGACCGGGCTTCGTTTCCAGAAGACTGAACCGATATGGCGAAAAGGAGAGTAGGGCATATTAGTATCCACAGATTACACAGATAGCGCAGATTAAAAAAAACATCTGAGTAAATCCGCGTAATCTGTGGCCTTTTAAGTATTCAATCACTCCAGCAATTGCCCCGGTCCCGACCGGAAGGGGATAGAGCATACTGTAGTATATTAAAGCCTGCGCGGTGAATAAAATGCCCTTTGTCTCAAAAAATGCCTTTAACAATCTCCTGCTTATAAATGCATTCAGGATGAAGAGGAGAAGCAGAACGAATAATAAGGCAGGCTGTTGCAAAACCGCCATTACGGCCAGGGTTATCACGCTCAGAAGATATGAAGCAACATCGGTCTTTAATTCTACCGAGGCAGTGCCGGAGTCTGAGAGCAGGTCTTTGTTTTTCAACGAATACATGTTCCAGTATTTGGATTTCCGGTAGGCGTTCTTCAACGATCTAAGGAGAGAAAAATTAAATATGTGCTGCACCTGGATTTCAGGCTCCATAATAAGCCTGCATCCCATCCTCCTCAGCCTATGGCTGAACTCAACGTCCTCGATGATCGGCAGAAAAACTTCAGGGAAGCCGTCGCTATTTTTAAAGGTCTCAGCGTCAATTATCATTGCATGGGCGGCGATATAATCGGGGTCCTCAATGTTTTTGGTCTCGGAATAATTTATGTACACAGACTGAAAGATGCTGAAGAAATTATTGTCATAAGGCATTCGGGTATATGTGCCCCCGATGATAACCCCTCCTTGATTTTCCTTGCTCCTCTCCTTATTTAAGGGGAGGCCGGGTGGGGTTATGGGGTGTGAAGACACGAATGCCCTGTTTGCAATCGCCAGCGTATCTTTCTGAAAGATGCAGTCTGCGTCGGTGAAGAAGATGATCTCGCCGCTGCTGTTCTCTGCCCCGGTGTTACGCGCCTTTGATGTCCCTGAGCGTTTTTCAAGGCTGATGAGTTTGCAGGGAAACTTTTTAATGACCTCAAAGGAACCGTCTTCTGAACGGTCATCAACAACGATGACTTCAAAGTTCTTATATTCGGAGGCAAATACGGACTCAAGACATTTGCCTATGGTCGCGGCCTTATTGTAATTCGGGATGACTACGGAGATACTTTTTTCCATTTCGATTGTTTATTATAATATACCCTAAGAAAGGCTGAAGGCAAAAGGAAGAAGCCTGGAAAAAAGGAGAGAAGAATGGCGAAAAAGATAGCGGTACTCGTCAGGGACAGAAAGCCTGAGGCGTTGAGGATGGCGGTCGGGGCCACGCTTGCAAATGACCAGGTAACAGTATTTGTCATGGATGATGAACTTGAGGAAGATGAAGATATATTGCTGAACCTGGAAATGCTGAGCTCGTTAAAGGCCCGGATAATCTCCAATAACAAAAAGAACAAGTTTGAACAGAAAACCACAGAAGAGATCGCCGCGCTGCTTGCAGACTATGATGTTGTAGTCCCTTACTGATTACAGTTCTCAACCGTCAACTCATTGACAAATTGCGTGTATAATTCTAAATTATAATCAAACTAAAAATTCGAGGTATTCAATGCTCAATAAAGTAGAAGCACTATCGCCGACAACAAAAAGGCTCCAGATCAATATCCCGCCGGACGTCATCAAGTCCGAAACGGACAGCGTTTACAGCAAGCTCAGCAGCACCACTAAGATACCGGGCTTCAGGCCTGGCAAGGTACCTAAGGCCATTCTTGAAAAGAGGTTCAGCAAGAACGTTGAGGCCGAGGTCATTGAAAAGATCGTACCCAGGTATTATCTGGAGGCCCTCAAGGAGGCGAATTTAGAGCCGGTCAGCTATCCCAACATAGACGATAAAATAGAGATTGTGCCGGGACAGCCGCTTTCATTCAGTGTGACAGTGGAGGTAAAGCCGGAAATTGGTGAGATAAAATATGAAGGCATCGTGCTGAAAGAAAAGGCCGTCACGATTGAAGAAGAGGATGTTGAAAAAACCCTTAAGCTGATGCAGGAGAGCAAGGCGTTGTTTACTGTTACAGAAGAAGCGTTGAATGAAGACGACATGGCCATCATCGATTGCAATGCCTTTGTTGATGGTAATGAGATCAAGGAAATGTCATACAAGGAATATCCCATGCTCCTTGGCCCTGATGCGATGCCCAGGGAATTCGTCAGCGCCTTGACCGGCAAGAAGAAAGGCGATACTGTTGAGGCGAAGATAACCATGGAGCAGGACAACCCGAACAAGGTTATTGCGGGAAAAGAGGTTTTATTTAAAATAAATATTACAGAGGCCAAGAAGAAAAATGTCCCGCCACTGGATGATGAATTTGCAAAGGAAGCCGAATGCGGCAGCCTTGATGAGCTGAAAAACAAGGTCCGTGAAAATCTCTCCGCCAGAAAGAAAAGCCAGATAAATCTGGAATACAAAAAGGACATCCTGAACGAACTGATCAATAAACACGCTTTTGACATACCGGACTCTATGCTGCATGGTGAGATTGAATCCCTGATCTACCAGGCGAAGCAGAATGCGGAGAGAAAGGGCGAGGCCGTAACAACCCCCGACGAAGAATTGAAAAGGCAATATGAGACAACCGCAAAAGAAAACGTCAAGGGCGTGCTCCTGCTCGAGGCAATCGGCAGGCAGGCACACATCGAGGTAAGCGATGCCGATGTTAAGGAAGCGGTCGGTGAGATCGCGGCCCGTAACGGCATGAAACCTGAAGAGGTGATGCGGCTTTACAGCATGAGAGAAGGCTCATTGGACGCCATGAAAAGCAGGCTGTTTGCGGACAAGGTCCTCGAATTTATCTTAGGCAAAGCGAAGATAGAAAATTAACGGGGTGTATCGCGATACGCCTCTACTTTCCAACCAAGGAGACAAAATGAGTTTAATACCTATTGTAATAGAACAAACCGGCAGGTCTGAAAGAGCGTATGATATCTATTCAAGGCTTCTGAAAGACAGGATCGTCTTTATAGGCACTCCCATTGACGATATAGTGTCAAATACGGTCATTGCCCAGCTGCTTTTTCTTCAGACCGAAGACGCTGAAAAAGACATTCACCTTTATATAAATTCTCCAGGCGGCGTTGTTTCCTCGGGCCTCGCGATCTATGACACGATGCAATACATCAAGCCTGACATATCCACATACTGCATCGGGCAGGCAGCCAGTATGGGCGCACTGCTTTTGACCGCGGGCACAAAAGGGAAAAGGTTTGTGCTGCCCAATTCCCGCGTCATGATACACCAGCCCATAGGAGGTTTCTACGGGCAGGCCACCGATGTGGAGATCCACGCAAGGGAGATCCTGAAGATGAAGGACAATCTCAATAAGATCCTCGCAAAACACACAGGCCAGACTCTTGAAAAGATACAGGTTGACACCGAAAGGGATTATTTCATGTCCGGGCAGGAGGCCAAGGACTACGGCCTCGTTGATGAAGTGATAGAGACCCTGAAAAAGCGGGCGGAATAATCAAGGTAATTTTGGAGACTCACTATGAATGATAAAAAAACAAACAAAAGCGAAAACAGTATTCTAACATGCTCTTTCTGCGGCAAGACCCAGAAGGAGGTAAGGAAGCTCATTGCGGGGCCTACAGTGTATATCTGCGATGAATGCATAAACCTCTGTAACGAAA carries:
- a CDS encoding glycosyltransferase family 2 protein, with the translated sequence MEKSISVVIPNYNKAATIGKCLESVFASEYKNFEVIVVDDRSEDGSFEVIKKFPCKLISLEKRSGTSKARNTGAENSSGEIIFFTDADCIFQKDTLAIANRAFVSSHPITPPGLPLNKERSKENQGGVIIGGTYTRMPYDNNFFSIFQSVYINYSETKNIEDPDYIAAHAMIIDAETFKNSDGFPEVFLPIIEDVEFSHRLRRMGCRLIMEPEIQVQHIFNFSLLRSLKNAYRKSKYWNMYSLKNKDLLSDSGTASVELKTDVASYLLSVITLAVMAVLQQPALLFVLLLLFILNAFISRRLLKAFFETKGILFTAQALIYYSMLYPLPVGTGAIAGVIEYLKGHRLRGFTQMFFLICAICVICGY
- the glmU gene encoding bifunctional UDP-N-acetylglucosamine diphosphorylase/glucosamine-1-phosphate N-acetyltransferase GlmU, coding for MNLSVVILAAGKGKRMKSLLPKVLHKILGRPMLQYTIDAVKPLKPQQTVVVIGNGAEAVKKRMSGEDHLSFVVQEKLLGTGDAVSTAKKELIKGTVLVLNGDCPLITTNTLKGLLAKHRRNKNVLSFLTFIDDSTSGYGRVLRDDKGRVTGIVEDKHATPEEKSMCKELNSGVYVMETDVLKHLDRIKMNSSSGEYYLTDIVGIVSRAGRRLEAYVCPAEEISGVNNREELYKISDIIKRKIIAKWMENGVTFIDPGTAFVHPSVTIGKDTVIYPNTYLEDKTKIGKNCVIYPGARVSESVLGDGVTVKDNSLIEKSRVGTGSTIGPFAHLRPHSVIGRDVKIGNFVEVKKSNIGNGTKASHLTYLGDAVVGKDVNIGAGTITCNYDGKNKFTTVIENGVFIGSDSQLVAPVKIERGAYVAAGSTVTKDVPAGALAISRAKQQNLIGWVKQKQLKVKGEKSSK
- a CDS encoding radical SAM protein yields the protein MPYSPFRHIGSVFWKRSPVQLTFFLTRRCNLRCPFCFYLSGEKKKESLPELSLGEIEKISSSLGSLLWLAFSGGEIFLRDDIVEITKIFYERNKPAIILFPTNGLLTGVIREKIEAILKHCKRSTIVVKLSMEGLEGVHDSIRGMKGSFQKTLQTYKVLGELLDAYPNFDLGINTVFCSANQRHIDGLIDFVNGLDKVRTHTVSLIRGSVSDKGLKDVDIEKYHKTIDRLATNLKKKVSGIYSFKGAKLKAAQDILQRRLIYETMIQKKQLVPCYAGKLNLVLTETGDVYPCESFNMKMGNVRDNGYDLRKILKDSGAQKVLQSIQNKSCYCTHECYFMTNILFNPFMYPALLKEYVQL
- the tig gene encoding trigger factor; its protein translation is MLNKVEALSPTTKRLQINIPPDVIKSETDSVYSKLSSTTKIPGFRPGKVPKAILEKRFSKNVEAEVIEKIVPRYYLEALKEANLEPVSYPNIDDKIEIVPGQPLSFSVTVEVKPEIGEIKYEGIVLKEKAVTIEEEDVEKTLKLMQESKALFTVTEEALNEDDMAIIDCNAFVDGNEIKEMSYKEYPMLLGPDAMPREFVSALTGKKKGDTVEAKITMEQDNPNKVIAGKEVLFKINITEAKKKNVPPLDDEFAKEAECGSLDELKNKVRENLSARKKSQINLEYKKDILNELINKHAFDIPDSMLHGEIESLIYQAKQNAERKGEAVTTPDEELKRQYETTAKENVKGVLLLEAIGRQAHIEVSDADVKEAVGEIAARNGMKPEEVMRLYSMREGSLDAMKSRLFADKVLEFILGKAKIEN
- the clpP gene encoding ATP-dependent Clp endopeptidase proteolytic subunit ClpP; protein product: MSLIPIVIEQTGRSERAYDIYSRLLKDRIVFIGTPIDDIVSNTVIAQLLFLQTEDAEKDIHLYINSPGGVVSSGLAIYDTMQYIKPDISTYCIGQAASMGALLLTAGTKGKRFVLPNSRVMIHQPIGGFYGQATDVEIHAREILKMKDNLNKILAKHTGQTLEKIQVDTERDYFMSGQEAKDYGLVDEVIETLKKRAE
- the glmS gene encoding glutamine--fructose-6-phosphate transaminase (isomerizing); the protein is MCGIIGYIGKRNSIPVLINGLKRLEYRGYDSAGIAFFRNDKIEVRRCAGKIRDLEASIKNENLKSVIGLGHTRWATHGRPSEENAHPHRAGGIVLVHNGIIENYFELREDLKKKGHVFTSETDTEVICHLINSYSQKGLGFEDATREALKHVDGAYAVGIINEKEPDKIIAVKKDSPLVVGTGDGEFFIASDIPAFLKYTKNVVILENGDMATLTHQGVSFSNVQTKKPLKKVPSKISWSPSMAEKGGYKHFMLKEIFEQPRAIADTIRGRFSMGKGEVNLDEFSMKESALKNLSKIFLVACGTSWHSALIGKYMIEDMARVPCEVDIASEFRYRKPFIPKGSLVIVITQSGETADTLAAQKESKKLGARVLTICNVVDSTSAREADSVFYTHSGPEIGVASTKAFTTQLTGLYLFSIALAKAKGKLQPREIKELFNELLLLPEKVEKALQCNNAVLKIARKFCQVRDFLYLGRGINYPIALEGALKLKEISYIHAEGYPAGEMKHGPIALIDNDMPVLALAPDDNVFEKIISNMEEVKSRGGKVIAVATEGNAKVLSHASHVLSMPKTNYYLTPIIFSIPLHLLAYHMAVLRKCNVDQPRNLAKSVTVE